Proteins encoded in a region of the Bradyrhizobium sp. CB3481 genome:
- a CDS encoding alpha/beta fold hydrolase, which produces MLARLSAGISPAALLLAYSDWLLHLASSPQRQMEIGHEALLDAKRLLDATQRFFLPGQGPWSLIRPQPQDKRFGRPEWEQPPFNLMAQAFLLGEQWWHNATTGVRGVSKQNEAIVEFSIRQMLDVMSPSNFAATNPEVLRRAFESGGNNFVRGWHNFCDDWVHLASAELGPVATGNFVVGETVATARGKVVFRNELIELIQYYPTTEKVHAEPILIVPAWIMKYYILDLSPQNSLVKYLTGEGFTVFLISWRNPDAADREIAFDDYRKLGVEAALDTIGNIVPDRQVHALGYCLGGTLLSIAAATMARDGDNRLKSISLLAAQTDFTEAGELTLFINESQVAFLEDMMWERGVLDTTQMAGAFQLLRSNDLIWSRLTRDYLMGERAPPSDLMAWNADATRLPYRMHSEYLRELFLNNDLAGGRYVVDGKPISLSDIHTPMFVVGTLRDHVAPWKSVYKIHYQVDADVTFLLTSGGHNAGIVAPPGEPGHTYRIKTKTADATYVGPDEWLNTVPQVEGSWWPEWTQWLSARSGEPSGLPCIGVDASKHLPDAPGEYVRH; this is translated from the coding sequence ATGCTGGCCCGCCTCAGCGCCGGCATTTCGCCGGCTGCGCTCTTGCTGGCCTACTCCGACTGGCTATTGCATCTGGCCTCGTCGCCGCAGCGGCAAATGGAGATCGGGCACGAGGCCCTGCTCGACGCCAAGCGCCTCCTCGACGCCACGCAGCGCTTCTTCTTGCCGGGGCAGGGGCCGTGGTCGCTGATCAGGCCACAGCCGCAGGACAAGCGATTCGGCCGGCCGGAATGGGAGCAGCCGCCATTCAATCTGATGGCGCAGGCGTTTCTGCTCGGCGAGCAATGGTGGCACAATGCGACCACCGGCGTGCGTGGCGTCTCGAAGCAGAACGAGGCGATCGTCGAGTTCTCGATAAGGCAGATGCTTGACGTGATGTCGCCTTCCAACTTCGCCGCGACCAATCCGGAAGTGCTGCGCAGAGCGTTCGAGAGCGGCGGCAACAATTTCGTGCGTGGTTGGCACAATTTCTGCGACGATTGGGTACACCTGGCGTCGGCGGAGCTCGGCCCTGTCGCGACGGGCAATTTCGTCGTCGGCGAAACCGTCGCCACCGCGCGCGGCAAGGTCGTGTTTCGCAACGAGCTGATCGAGTTGATCCAATATTATCCGACCACGGAGAAGGTGCATGCGGAGCCGATCCTGATCGTGCCGGCATGGATCATGAAATACTACATTCTCGATCTATCGCCGCAGAACTCGCTGGTGAAATATCTCACGGGTGAGGGCTTCACCGTCTTCTTGATCTCCTGGCGAAATCCCGATGCCGCCGACCGCGAGATCGCATTTGATGACTATCGGAAGCTCGGCGTCGAAGCCGCGCTCGATACGATCGGCAATATCGTTCCGGACCGACAGGTGCACGCGCTGGGCTATTGCCTCGGCGGCACGCTGCTGTCGATCGCGGCCGCCACCATGGCGCGCGATGGCGACAATCGGCTGAAGTCGATCAGCCTGCTCGCCGCGCAAACCGATTTCACCGAGGCGGGCGAGCTGACGCTGTTCATCAATGAGAGCCAGGTTGCGTTCCTGGAAGATATGATGTGGGAGCGTGGCGTGCTCGATACCACGCAAATGGCGGGTGCATTCCAGCTGCTTCGCTCGAACGACCTGATCTGGTCACGGCTCACCCGTGACTATCTGATGGGCGAGCGAGCGCCGCCGAGCGACCTGATGGCCTGGAACGCGGATGCGACCCGGCTGCCATACCGGATGCATTCGGAATATTTGCGCGAGCTGTTCCTCAACAACGACCTTGCCGGGGGACGCTATGTCGTCGACGGCAAGCCGATCTCCTTGTCGGACATTCACACGCCGATGTTCGTCGTCGGCACCCTCCGCGACCACGTCGCACCGTGGAAGTCCGTCTACAAGATTCATTACCAGGTCGATGCCGACGTGACGTTTCTTCTGACCAGTGGCGGCCATAATGCGGGAATTGTAGCGCCCCCTGGCGAACCGGGGCACACCTATCGCATCAAGACCAAGACGGCGGACGCCACCTATGTCGGCCCCGACGAATGGCTGAACACGGTACCGCAGGTCGAGGGATCGTGGTGGCCCGAATGGACCCAGTGGCTCTCTGCACGGTCCGGTGAACCGTCCGGGCTGCCCTGCATCGGTGTCGACGCTTCAAAGCACCTGCCTGACGCACCCGGCGAATACGTTCGCCACTAG
- a CDS encoding bifunctional acetate--CoA ligase family protein/GNAT family N-acetyltransferase produces MSTYRLNKLLSPHSVALVGASPRHGSVGRAILNNIRKAQFKGEFGLVNPRYHEIDGVATARSIAKLAFAPELVVLTAPARTIPDLIDEAGRRGTAGAVIVSAGLGHGAGSLAEAAERAAHNYGMRLIGPNCLGIMMPGVSLNASFSAHMPAAGHLALISQSGAIAAGMVDWAAQRAVGFSGIVSIGDQLDVDIADLLDYFALDEKTHAILLYIEAIKDARKFMSAARAAARIKPVVVVKSGRMAQGARAAATHTGALAGSDAVYDAAFQRAGILRVSDLRELFDCAETLGRLKSPPGKRLAILTNGGGIGVLAVDRLVELGGIPAAISPAIREKLNAALPPTWSKSNPVDIVGDADAARYAAALEALLADPENDAVLVMNVQTAIARADEIAAAVKEVVQEYRAGRRMSPKPVLAVWVGAEPSIGDLLSGAGIPNYPTEDDAVRGFMHLVRHREVVEALAQVPPAMPSEFVPDVDAARQIVAAALADSRSWLDPIEIKRLFDAYDIAVVPTFAAADAEEAVTHANALFAQGSTVVLKIMSRDIVHKSDVGGVVLNLTSADAVRKATAEILERARSLRPEARISGVMVQAMVVRAKARELILGLADDPIFGTVVVFGRGGTAVEIINDKALALPPLDLQLARSLIERTRVSRLLRAYRDVPAVKQDAVAMVLVKLAQMAADVPEIRGLDINPLLADEAGVLAVDARVVIGRVERKFRGSGPANFAVRPYPSQWQRHIEVKDGWRVFVRPIRPEDEPLIHQMLKHVTMHDLRLRFFAPMKEFSHEFIARLTQLDYARAMAFVAFDETTGDLVGVVRIHSDSIYESGEYAILLRSDLKGRGLGWALMQMIIEYAKSEGLKAISGDVLADNTVMLSMCRSLGFDVRSDPQEHDICNVRLRL; encoded by the coding sequence ATGTCTACATATCGCTTGAACAAGCTGCTTTCGCCGCATTCCGTTGCGCTGGTCGGGGCCAGTCCCCGCCACGGCTCGGTCGGCCGCGCCATTCTCAACAATATTCGCAAAGCCCAGTTCAAGGGTGAGTTCGGCCTCGTCAATCCGCGCTATCACGAGATCGATGGTGTCGCGACTGCCCGCAGCATTGCCAAACTGGCGTTTGCGCCGGAGCTTGTTGTGCTCACTGCACCGGCTCGGACCATCCCGGATCTGATCGATGAGGCGGGCCGGCGCGGTACGGCGGGAGCGGTCATTGTCAGCGCGGGGCTCGGCCACGGAGCAGGCTCGCTGGCGGAAGCCGCGGAGCGGGCGGCGCATAACTACGGCATGCGGCTGATCGGCCCGAATTGCTTGGGCATCATGATGCCGGGCGTCAGCCTCAATGCCAGCTTTTCAGCGCACATGCCGGCGGCCGGACATCTGGCGCTGATTTCGCAGTCCGGCGCTATCGCCGCAGGAATGGTCGACTGGGCGGCGCAGCGGGCCGTCGGCTTTTCGGGCATCGTGTCGATCGGTGACCAGCTCGATGTCGATATCGCCGATCTGCTTGATTATTTCGCGCTGGATGAAAAGACCCACGCCATCCTGCTCTACATCGAGGCGATCAAGGATGCCCGCAAGTTCATGTCGGCGGCGCGCGCCGCCGCCAGGATCAAGCCGGTCGTGGTGGTCAAGTCGGGCCGGATGGCGCAGGGCGCGCGGGCGGCTGCAACCCATACCGGCGCGCTGGCTGGCTCCGATGCGGTTTACGACGCTGCGTTTCAACGCGCCGGCATCCTGCGCGTGTCGGACTTGCGCGAATTGTTCGACTGCGCCGAGACCCTCGGACGACTGAAATCGCCTCCCGGAAAGCGGCTTGCCATCCTCACCAATGGCGGCGGCATCGGCGTGCTGGCCGTCGATCGCCTGGTCGAGCTCGGCGGCATTCCCGCGGCCATCTCGCCGGCGATCCGCGAGAAACTGAATGCCGCATTGCCGCCGACATGGTCGAAATCGAATCCGGTCGATATCGTCGGCGATGCCGATGCGGCGCGTTATGCTGCAGCGCTCGAAGCGCTGCTGGCCGATCCCGAAAACGACGCCGTGCTGGTGATGAACGTGCAGACGGCGATCGCGCGCGCCGACGAGATCGCGGCGGCCGTGAAGGAAGTTGTGCAGGAATATCGCGCGGGCCGCCGCATGTCGCCAAAACCCGTCCTCGCGGTCTGGGTCGGCGCCGAGCCTTCGATCGGCGATCTCCTGAGCGGCGCGGGCATCCCGAACTATCCGACCGAAGATGATGCCGTGCGCGGCTTCATGCATCTGGTCCGGCATCGCGAGGTGGTGGAGGCGCTGGCGCAGGTTCCGCCCGCGATGCCGAGCGAGTTCGTGCCCGACGTCGATGCCGCACGGCAGATCGTTGCCGCGGCGCTTGCCGACAGCCGCTCCTGGCTCGATCCGATCGAAATCAAGCGGCTGTTCGACGCCTACGATATCGCTGTCGTGCCGACCTTCGCCGCCGCAGATGCCGAAGAGGCGGTCACGCATGCGAACGCGCTGTTCGCACAAGGCTCGACTGTTGTGCTCAAGATCATGTCACGCGACATCGTGCACAAATCCGACGTCGGTGGCGTGGTGCTCAACCTCACCAGCGCCGATGCCGTGCGAAAGGCCACGGCCGAGATTCTCGAGCGTGCCCGGTCGCTGCGTCCGGAGGCGCGGATTTCGGGCGTGATGGTGCAGGCGATGGTGGTGCGGGCCAAGGCACGCGAGCTCATTCTCGGCCTTGCCGACGATCCGATTTTCGGAACCGTCGTCGTATTCGGCCGCGGCGGGACGGCGGTCGAGATCATCAACGACAAGGCGCTGGCATTGCCGCCGCTTGACCTGCAGCTGGCACGCAGCCTCATCGAACGCACCCGCGTGTCACGGCTGCTGCGCGCCTATCGCGACGTGCCGGCGGTCAAGCAGGACGCGGTTGCGATGGTGCTGGTGAAGCTGGCGCAGATGGCAGCGGACGTTCCCGAAATTCGCGGGCTCGATATCAACCCGCTGCTCGCGGACGAGGCCGGCGTGCTGGCGGTCGATGCCCGAGTCGTGATCGGGCGGGTAGAGCGCAAGTTCCGCGGTTCAGGCCCGGCGAATTTCGCCGTGCGGCCGTATCCCTCGCAATGGCAACGGCACATCGAGGTGAAGGACGGCTGGCGCGTGTTCGTCCGTCCGATCCGGCCCGAAGACGAGCCGCTGATCCACCAGATGCTCAAGCACGTCACGATGCACGACCTGCGGCTGCGGTTCTTCGCCCCAATGAAGGAATTTTCCCATGAGTTCATCGCCCGCCTGACCCAGCTCGACTATGCGCGAGCCATGGCGTTTGTCGCCTTCGACGAGACGACGGGCGACCTCGTCGGCGTAGTCCGAATCCATTCGGACTCGATTTACGAGAGCGGCGAATATGCGATCCTGTTGCGGTCCGATCTCAAGGGCAGGGGGCTCGGATGGGCGCTGATGCAGATGATCATCGAATATGCGAAGTCCGAGGGGCTGAAGGCCATTTCAGGCGATGTTCTGGCGGACAACACGGTGATGCTGTCGATGTGCCGCAGTCTCGGCTTCGACGTGAGGTCGGACCCTCAGGAGCACGACATCTGCAACGTCAGGCTGAGGCTTTAG
- a CDS encoding universal stress protein: protein MAFKDILLTLTSYPDPTPASVAEDAVAIAAAFGAHLSAVACEVHVEVPGHFLSGATANIPGIIAGETEKSRSNARAMLAAFDATAEKSGIMHETYLEKCPTYAVPDLLVDHARLRDLTVVPVPESCDQWYAEAVIFGSGRPTLVLPETPRARPFELRTVAVAWDFSRAAARAVSDAMPLLEKAKQVRIVTVTNEKKLDSKHSAEALARNLARHGIDVVLDKVDAAGRRIGEVLEAYTASHKVDVLVMGAYGHARWREFILGGATKSLLSKPPLPILFSH from the coding sequence ATGGCGTTCAAGGACATTCTGCTGACATTAACGAGCTATCCCGATCCCACTCCCGCCTCGGTCGCCGAGGACGCCGTTGCGATCGCGGCCGCTTTCGGGGCGCACTTGTCGGCCGTGGCCTGCGAGGTGCATGTCGAAGTGCCCGGGCACTTCCTCTCCGGCGCCACGGCCAACATCCCCGGGATCATCGCCGGCGAGACCGAAAAGAGCCGGAGCAATGCCAGGGCGATGCTTGCCGCATTCGATGCCACCGCCGAGAAGTCGGGCATCATGCATGAAACCTATCTCGAAAAATGCCCGACCTACGCCGTACCAGATCTGCTGGTAGATCACGCAAGGCTTCGCGACCTCACCGTCGTCCCGGTGCCAGAGAGCTGCGACCAGTGGTACGCCGAAGCCGTGATCTTCGGATCGGGACGGCCCACCCTCGTGCTGCCCGAGACGCCGCGGGCGCGTCCTTTCGAACTCCGGACCGTCGCTGTCGCCTGGGATTTCAGCCGTGCCGCCGCCCGTGCGGTTTCCGACGCAATGCCGCTCCTGGAAAAAGCCAAGCAGGTGCGCATCGTCACCGTCACCAACGAGAAGAAGCTGGACAGCAAGCATTCTGCTGAAGCGCTGGCCAGGAACCTCGCGCGCCACGGCATCGACGTGGTGCTCGACAAGGTCGACGCGGCCGGCCGGCGGATAGGCGAGGTGCTCGAAGCCTACACCGCCTCGCACAAGGTGGATGTCCTCGTGATGGGCGCCTATGGCCATGCACGATGGCGCGAGTTCATCCTGGGTGGCGCCACCAAGAGCCTACTGTCAAAGCCGCCGCTGCCGATTCTGTTTTCGCATTGA
- a CDS encoding cation-translocating P-type ATPase, giving the protein MTPFSGLSEADAAARRRAEGYNELPQADRRTPFRIAIEVLREPMLALLLVGGIVYLVLGDLKEAIILVAFATMSIVITVVQETRTERVLEALRDLTSPRALVIRDGERKRIAGRDVVRGDLIILSEGDRVPADAVLLRCNDLQADESMLTGESVPVRKVAWDHRARSEPQHPGGDDLPQVFSGSLVVRGSGLAEVTAIGVQSEIGKIGQSLATLETEPPRLQAQTRRVVRLFAVLGGGVSLLAVLLYGFMRGGWLDAVLAGIALGMSMLPEEFPVVLTVFMAMGAWRISLARVLTRRAAAIETLGSATVLCTDKTGTLTENRMTIVELRLKDGTVFQPSGKSEMPELFRDLSEFGLLASAPEPFDPMERAFHTLARERLSEASYQHPNWKLAHSYGLRPGLLAVTHLWQADADQPEYVVATKGAPEAIVGLCRLSAADRAALTRSSDAMASAGLRVLGVARATHAGPPWPASPREIEFEFLGLVGLADPLRASIVAAVRECRSAGIKTVMITGDYPATAKAIAHQAGLERGDLITGEQLEKLSEAELTDRVETAAVFARISPNQKLRIVNAYKSKGEVVAMTGDGVNDAPSLKAAHIGIAMGGRGTDVAREASAIVLLDDDFGSIVKAIRLGRRIYDNLRKAMSFIFAVHVPIAGLALLPLVFGLPILFGPIHIAFLEMVIDPVCSLVFEAETEEDDVMRRPPRASDEPLFSRALVLWSLLQGLLAFAAVAAIFIMALRWGMPVPEVRALAFFSLVVVIVSLILVNRSFSASLLTALRRPNRALAVVLIVVAIILALTLLWPFANHLFAFGPLHADDLALTLGAGLVALLVLEMIKPLLHPRLHAAARQTRPLAMDQTPTPTEL; this is encoded by the coding sequence ATGACACCGTTTTCCGGCCTTAGTGAAGCCGACGCAGCGGCCCGGCGAAGGGCCGAGGGGTACAACGAGCTCCCGCAAGCGGATCGGCGCACGCCATTCCGGATCGCGATCGAGGTGCTGCGCGAGCCGATGCTGGCGCTGCTCCTGGTCGGGGGCATCGTCTATCTGGTGCTCGGCGACCTCAAGGAGGCGATCATCCTGGTTGCCTTCGCGACCATGTCGATCGTGATCACCGTGGTGCAGGAGACGCGCACCGAGCGGGTGCTCGAAGCGCTGCGCGACCTGACGAGCCCGCGCGCGCTCGTCATTCGGGACGGCGAACGCAAGCGGATCGCCGGCCGGGACGTCGTGCGCGGCGACCTCATCATCCTCTCGGAAGGCGACCGGGTGCCCGCCGACGCCGTCCTGCTGCGCTGCAATGACCTGCAGGCGGATGAGTCGATGCTGACAGGCGAATCCGTGCCGGTGCGCAAAGTCGCTTGGGACCACCGCGCCAGATCCGAACCGCAGCATCCGGGCGGCGATGACCTGCCGCAGGTCTTCTCCGGCTCGCTGGTGGTGCGAGGCTCGGGGCTGGCGGAAGTCACTGCGATCGGCGTGCAAAGCGAGATCGGCAAAATCGGCCAGTCGCTCGCCACCCTCGAAACTGAGCCGCCACGCCTGCAGGCGCAGACAAGACGCGTTGTGCGCCTGTTTGCCGTTCTCGGCGGCGGCGTTAGCCTGCTGGCGGTCCTGCTCTACGGCTTCATGCGCGGCGGGTGGCTGGACGCCGTGCTGGCCGGCATTGCGCTCGGCATGTCGATGCTGCCGGAAGAATTTCCGGTCGTCCTGACCGTCTTCATGGCCATGGGCGCCTGGCGCATTTCGCTGGCGCGCGTATTGACGCGGCGCGCCGCCGCCATCGAGACGCTGGGCTCTGCGACCGTGCTGTGCACCGACAAAACCGGCACGCTGACCGAAAACCGGATGACCATCGTCGAGCTCAGGCTAAAGGATGGAACCGTCTTTCAGCCGTCTGGCAAATCGGAGATGCCAGAGCTATTCCGCGATTTGAGCGAATTCGGCCTACTGGCGAGCGCGCCCGAGCCTTTCGATCCAATGGAGCGTGCCTTCCACACGCTGGCGCGCGAGCGGCTGAGCGAGGCCTCATATCAGCATCCGAACTGGAAGCTGGCGCATTCCTACGGCCTTCGGCCCGGCCTGCTTGCCGTAACGCACCTCTGGCAAGCGGATGCCGATCAGCCGGAATATGTCGTCGCCACCAAGGGAGCTCCCGAAGCGATCGTAGGCCTTTGCCGGTTAAGCGCGGCCGACCGAGCCGCGCTGACGCGATCGAGCGACGCCATGGCCTCCGCCGGCCTGCGCGTGCTTGGCGTGGCGCGCGCCACTCATGCCGGGCCGCCCTGGCCGGCCTCCCCACGGGAAATCGAATTCGAGTTCCTGGGCCTCGTCGGCCTTGCCGATCCCTTGCGCGCCAGCATCGTCGCGGCGGTCCGAGAATGCCGGTCCGCCGGCATCAAGACCGTCATGATCACCGGGGATTATCCGGCAACCGCCAAGGCGATTGCGCACCAGGCCGGGCTCGAACGCGGCGATCTCATTACCGGCGAACAGCTCGAGAAGCTGAGCGAGGCGGAATTGACCGACCGGGTCGAAACCGCAGCGGTCTTCGCGCGCATCTCGCCGAACCAGAAACTTCGCATCGTCAACGCCTACAAGAGCAAAGGCGAGGTCGTCGCGATGACCGGCGATGGCGTCAACGACGCCCCGTCGCTGAAGGCAGCCCATATCGGCATCGCGATGGGCGGGCGCGGAACGGATGTGGCGCGCGAGGCTTCCGCCATAGTGCTGCTCGACGATGATTTCGGCTCCATCGTCAAGGCGATCCGTCTCGGGCGGCGCATCTATGACAATCTGCGCAAGGCGATGAGCTTCATCTTTGCCGTTCACGTCCCGATCGCGGGATTGGCGCTGCTGCCGCTGGTGTTCGGGCTGCCCATCCTGTTCGGCCCGATCCACATCGCCTTTCTCGAAATGGTGATCGATCCCGTCTGCTCGCTGGTGTTCGAGGCCGAGACAGAGGAAGACGATGTCATGCGGCGTCCGCCGCGCGCTTCCGACGAGCCGCTGTTCTCGCGCGCGCTGGTGCTTTGGAGCCTGCTGCAGGGACTGCTGGCGTTTGCGGCGGTCGCCGCCATTTTCATCATGGCGCTGCGATGGGGCATGCCTGTGCCCGAAGTGCGGGCGCTGGCGTTCTTTTCGCTGGTTGTCGTGATCGTCAGCCTGATTCTGGTCAACCGCTCCTTCAGCGCATCGCTACTGACAGCGCTGCGGCGGCCAAACCGCGCCCTCGCCGTGGTGCTGATCGTCGTTGCGATCATCCTAGCCCTCACCCTGCTCTGGCCATTTGCAAACCATCTCTTCGCCTTCGGTCCGCTTCACGCCGACGATCTGGCCCTGACGCTCGGCGCCGGCCTTGTCGCGCTGCTCGTGCTGGAGATGATCAAACCGCTATTGCACCCGCGGCTGCACGCCGCAGCTCGCCAAACCCGGCCGCTTGCGATGGATCAAACGCCCACGCCGACGGAGCTCTAG
- a CDS encoding phage holin family protein produces the protein MNSENVVKHLRALWRTDRIIAEIRMRHMLVGLGMRAFAALIAAFGLLMLELSAYFALVQVWSAISAAAILGVVNFVIAAVLFVIGGRPPAGRELELATEIHGSSVEALQIEARALQSQFTGMVHHPLNSALPVVLVPLITMIIKSLKKSRAHASEAKAAAEPQ, from the coding sequence GTGAACAGCGAAAACGTCGTCAAGCATTTGCGCGCGCTTTGGCGCACCGATCGCATCATCGCCGAAATCCGGATGCGGCACATGCTGGTCGGGCTCGGCATGCGGGCGTTTGCCGCGCTGATTGCGGCGTTCGGCCTGTTGATGCTGGAGCTGTCGGCCTATTTCGCGCTGGTGCAGGTCTGGAGCGCGATCTCCGCGGCCGCGATTCTCGGCGTCGTCAATTTCGTGATTGCAGCCGTCCTGTTCGTGATCGGCGGACGACCGCCCGCGGGTCGCGAGCTCGAGCTGGCCACCGAGATTCACGGCTCCTCGGTCGAAGCGCTACAGATCGAGGCCCGCGCGCTGCAGTCGCAGTTCACCGGCATGGTGCATCATCCCCTGAACAGCGCGTTGCCGGTCGTTCTGGTGCCGCTGATCACGATGATCATCAAGAGCCTGAAGAAATCCAGAGCACACGCGTCAGAGGCAAAGGCCGCAGCCGAGCCGCAATGA
- a CDS encoding ABC transporter permease: MATAPLLTATPSGDVLELRPTGSWTAANAATLEQLSSDVAPQLDRAAALKVDMAGVRELDTIGAWLLEKLSRRAAAAGHRADIVGIAENYSGLIDEVRQVNRRTPALPRAGNPVIAKLGDIGRATIGASEDIAAFLQMLGALCFAILGVLRRPRSLRVTSLTYQLYRVGWQAIPIIVLITFLIGAIIAQQGIFHFRKFGADSYVVDMVGILVLRELGVLIVAIMVAGRSGSAYTAELGSMKMREEIDALSTMGLDPIEVLMLPRILALVCALPILSFIGSVAALYGGGLVAWFYGGMGPAIFLARLHEAVSVTHFEVGIIKAPFMALVIGIVACSEGLRVKGSAESLGKQTTTSVVKSIFLVIVLDGLFAVFFASLGM; encoded by the coding sequence TTGGCGACCGCACCTCTGCTAACGGCGACGCCATCGGGCGATGTGCTCGAATTGCGTCCAACCGGTTCCTGGACGGCGGCGAACGCGGCAACGCTGGAGCAACTTTCCAGTGACGTTGCGCCCCAGCTTGATCGGGCTGCCGCCCTCAAGGTCGACATGGCCGGGGTACGCGAACTCGACACGATCGGCGCCTGGCTGTTGGAAAAACTGTCGCGGCGGGCTGCCGCCGCCGGTCACCGTGCGGATATTGTCGGCATTGCGGAGAATTACAGCGGCTTGATCGACGAGGTTCGCCAGGTCAATCGCCGAACGCCCGCGTTGCCGCGAGCAGGCAATCCAGTCATCGCCAAGCTTGGCGATATCGGCCGCGCCACGATCGGCGCCAGCGAGGACATCGCCGCATTCCTGCAGATGCTGGGCGCGCTGTGCTTTGCCATTCTCGGCGTCCTGCGCCGGCCGAGATCGCTGCGGGTGACATCGCTGACCTACCAACTTTACCGCGTCGGCTGGCAGGCGATACCGATCATCGTCCTGATCACCTTCCTGATCGGCGCCATCATCGCGCAGCAAGGTATCTTCCATTTCCGCAAATTCGGTGCGGATTCCTACGTCGTCGACATGGTCGGCATCCTCGTTCTGCGCGAGCTTGGCGTCCTGATCGTCGCCATCATGGTCGCGGGACGGTCGGGCAGTGCCTACACGGCCGAGCTCGGTTCGATGAAGATGCGCGAGGAGATCGACGCGCTTTCGACCATGGGGCTGGACCCGATCGAGGTCCTGATGCTGCCGCGAATTCTGGCGCTGGTCTGCGCGCTGCCGATCCTGAGCTTTATCGGCTCGGTGGCGGCGCTCTACGGCGGCGGGCTCGTCGCCTGGTTCTACGGCGGCATGGGACCGGCGATCTTCCTGGCACGGCTGCATGAGGCGGTTTCGGTCACCCATTTCGAGGTCGGCATCATCAAGGCGCCGTTCATGGCGCTGGTGATCGGCATCGTCGCCTGCAGCGAAGGCCTGCGCGTCAAGGGCAGCGCGGAATCGCTCGGCAAGCAGACCACCACCTCGGTCGTCAAGTCGATCTTCCTGGTGATCGTGCTCGATGGGCTGTTCGCGGTGTTCTTTGCGTCGCTCGGAATGTAG
- a CDS encoding ATP-binding cassette domain-containing protein → MQEAAQPFAIRVRDLVVGFRRHTVIDHLALDVRRGEILGLVGASGGGKSVLMRTIIGLIPRQGGEIEVMGSKINHDRTTRSAAGRWGILFQQGALFSSLTVRQNIQFPLRENLDLSEALMDEISTAKLEMVGLTAEDGDKFPSELSGGMTKRVALARALALDPAIVFLDEPTSGLDPIAAGDFDALIKTLQKTLGLTVFMVTHDLASLNTVCDRVAALADGKIVAVGPMQELLRSEHPWVRAYFHGKRSQMLQPSAS, encoded by the coding sequence ATGCAGGAAGCTGCACAGCCCTTTGCTATCAGGGTACGCGATCTCGTGGTCGGCTTCCGCCGTCACACCGTGATCGACCATCTCGCGCTGGACGTGCGCCGTGGTGAAATCCTCGGCCTGGTCGGCGCCTCCGGCGGCGGCAAGTCCGTCCTGATGCGGACCATCATCGGCCTGATCCCGCGCCAGGGCGGCGAGATCGAGGTGATGGGTTCAAAGATCAATCATGACCGCACGACGCGGAGCGCGGCCGGGCGATGGGGCATCCTGTTTCAGCAGGGCGCTCTGTTCTCGTCGCTGACAGTGCGCCAGAACATCCAGTTTCCGTTGCGCGAAAATCTCGATCTGTCGGAAGCCCTGATGGACGAGATCTCGACCGCCAAGCTCGAAATGGTCGGACTGACGGCGGAAGATGGCGACAAGTTTCCCTCCGAACTGTCCGGCGGCATGACCAAGCGTGTAGCACTGGCGCGGGCGCTGGCGCTCGATCCTGCGATCGTATTCCTGGACGAGCCGACCTCTGGGCTCGATCCGATTGCCGCCGGCGACTTCGATGCGCTGATCAAGACGTTGCAGAAGACGCTGGGCCTGACCGTGTTCATGGTCACCCACGACCTCGCCAGCCTCAATACCGTCTGCGACCGCGTCGCGGCGCTGGCCGACGGCAAGATCGTCGCCGTCGGTCCCATGCAAGAACTGCTTCGATCCGAGCATCCCTGGGTGCGGGCCTATTTTCACGGCAAGCGCTCCCAGATGCTGCAACCCTCAGCGAGCTAA